The Pirellulales bacterium genome has a segment encoding these proteins:
- a CDS encoding L-seryl-tRNA(Sec) selenium transferase — protein MTSEHQKSLRRLPAVERVLNRPDVAPLCTQFGRRVATSWIRQILAQMRSHRDGRLSTDAAAIEDLVVQQLHEIAQIAGSQRLRKVINGTGIVIHTNLGRAPLAAAAIEAMTRAAACTNLEVDLASGHRSKRGGTIEFLCQQVTGAEAALVVNNCAAATLLALQTLAVGRRVIISRGQLIEIGGSFRLPDVFRQAGVELHEVGTTNRTRLADYAEAIGPETAALLRVHPSNYRISGYSESVSIAELVNLGKRAGLPVIDDVGSGCLYDLTRCGLSEEPVVRDSVRLGADAVLFSGDKLLGGPQCGIIVGCAELVAKMRSNPLARALRVDKLTLAALEATLEIHRAGRAFAEIPVLRQLTQSADELHSRAERLLALLHEKSASAKALSICEVDSAPGGGALPDQTVPSWAIAIASGSPDQVSRQLRLGNPAVFARVQEKCTLIDLRTVDASDDEALLNRMVQCSLE, from the coding sequence ATGACATCAGAGCATCAAAAAAGTTTGCGACGGCTGCCAGCCGTCGAGCGGGTGCTTAATCGACCGGACGTCGCGCCGCTCTGCACGCAATTTGGCCGCCGGGTGGCGACTAGCTGGATTCGTCAGATTTTGGCTCAAATGCGCAGCCACCGAGACGGGCGTCTATCGACCGATGCAGCGGCGATCGAAGACCTGGTGGTCCAGCAGTTGCATGAAATCGCCCAGATCGCAGGCTCGCAGCGGCTGCGAAAGGTAATCAATGGCACGGGGATTGTAATTCATACGAATCTCGGCCGCGCGCCGCTGGCAGCGGCGGCTATCGAAGCGATGACCCGGGCCGCCGCTTGCACGAACTTGGAAGTCGATCTAGCGTCCGGCCACCGCAGCAAGCGGGGGGGGACGATCGAATTCTTGTGTCAGCAAGTAACCGGTGCGGAAGCTGCACTCGTCGTCAACAATTGCGCGGCCGCCACACTTCTCGCGCTGCAAACGCTAGCCGTCGGTCGACGAGTGATCATTTCACGCGGCCAATTGATCGAAATCGGCGGCTCTTTTCGGTTGCCCGATGTGTTTCGGCAGGCGGGAGTCGAATTGCACGAAGTCGGCACAACGAATCGCACTCGCTTGGCGGATTATGCAGAAGCCATTGGCCCTGAGACGGCGGCTTTGTTGCGAGTGCATCCGAGCAATTATCGGATCTCGGGGTATTCTGAATCGGTGTCGATTGCTGAGTTGGTGAACTTGGGGAAGCGCGCGGGGCTGCCGGTGATCGACGATGTCGGTAGCGGCTGCCTTTACGATCTCACACGCTGCGGACTTTCGGAGGAACCCGTCGTGCGCGACAGCGTCAGGTTGGGAGCGGACGCGGTCCTGTTTAGCGGCGATAAGCTCCTTGGGGGCCCCCAGTGTGGCATCATCGTTGGATGCGCCGAACTGGTGGCCAAGATGCGGTCGAATCCGCTTGCGCGGGCGCTGCGCGTCGATAAGCTGACGTTGGCAGCACTCGAAGCAACGCTCGAAATTCACCGCGCAGGTCGTGCCTTTGCGGAAATTCCAGTGTTGCGTCAATTAACGCAGTCCGCGGATGAGCTTCACTCACGCGCTGAACGGTTGTTGGCACTACTGCACGAAAAATCTGCGTCAGCGAAAGCACTCTCGATTTGCGAAGTCGATTCAGCGCCGGGCGGTGGTGCGCTTCCGGACCAAACCGTGCCAAGTTGGGCGATCGCCATCGCTAGCGGAAGTCCCGATCAAGTTTCGCGTCAATTGCGACTGGGCAATCCTGCAGTCTTCGCAAGGGTCCAGGAAAAATGCACTCTCATCGATTTGCGAACCGTGGATGCGAGCGACGATGAAGCACTGCTCAACCGAATGGTGCAGTGCAGTCTCGAATGA
- the selB gene encoding selenocysteine-specific translation elongation factor, translated as MICLAGHIDHGKSAIVHALTGAKVDRLPEERRRGITIELGFAHFDDFGGRFALIDVPGHERFIHTMVAGASGVDAALLVIAADDSVMPQTREHVALLEMLGVRRGVIAISKCDLADDEQLEMVDLEVADLVATTFLAKAPRIRVAAPSGMGMAELRTAIVEAAKSSAMRPTHDTRFRLPIDRAFSPTGQGVVVTGTVWRGTARVGDTLHLLPEKILVRIRRLQSQGADVEKVSAGERAAINLVGVKGSAIDRGHELGTPGAFEPAKRHLAHLKILPEASRGLKHRQIVRLHLGANQATCQILFGQRSVAPGEAAFAVLRCAKPVVAEYEQPFVLRQFSPARTIGGGRIIGPALQASDRLTRSLAAAPGLADTDLKVRLTAYIDLRREARFDEASESWIGMGVAQCDDLIQQLERQEAIIRIPGPVASFITYHRFDQLKQLLFRRCQRELERRRPASRVPLSAILAAMKRSASPAVLDALLARLAASKELIVSEGRIGLRSGPELTNRQRLMVRLLVGEVSAGGVTPPTLKEFAEQHNISPDDVEALVQVAVDEGQFMRVSPQLVMVPAALETLRQSLLSYFETSSIAKVGVLRERWKMTRKHAVPIFEFFDQRQITVRSGDDRAAGPRISLPIDEALR; from the coding sequence GTGATTTGCTTGGCAGGTCATATCGACCACGGCAAATCAGCGATCGTCCATGCGCTGACGGGAGCGAAAGTCGATCGCTTGCCAGAGGAAAGACGCCGCGGGATCACCATTGAACTGGGATTTGCGCATTTTGATGATTTCGGGGGACGATTTGCACTGATCGACGTGCCGGGGCACGAGCGGTTCATTCATACGATGGTGGCCGGGGCTTCGGGGGTCGATGCGGCATTGCTCGTGATTGCTGCCGATGATTCGGTGATGCCGCAGACGCGCGAACATGTGGCCCTACTGGAAATGCTCGGCGTGCGTCGTGGCGTCATTGCGATCAGTAAATGCGATTTGGCGGACGACGAGCAACTGGAAATGGTCGATCTCGAGGTGGCGGATCTGGTCGCGACGACTTTTTTGGCCAAGGCGCCGCGGATTCGGGTCGCTGCGCCATCGGGCATGGGAATGGCCGAACTGCGCACAGCAATCGTCGAAGCTGCGAAATCCTCGGCCATGCGGCCAACGCACGATACTCGCTTTCGGCTGCCGATCGATCGGGCATTTTCCCCCACTGGCCAAGGCGTGGTAGTCACCGGCACTGTTTGGCGCGGAACAGCGCGCGTTGGCGACACGCTGCATCTACTTCCCGAGAAAATACTGGTGCGAATTCGCCGCTTACAATCGCAAGGGGCGGACGTCGAAAAAGTCTCGGCGGGCGAGCGTGCGGCAATCAATTTGGTGGGCGTGAAAGGCTCGGCTATCGATCGCGGGCACGAACTTGGCACACCCGGCGCGTTCGAACCGGCCAAGCGCCATTTGGCGCACTTGAAAATTCTGCCAGAGGCGAGCCGCGGGCTGAAACATCGTCAGATCGTGCGATTGCATTTGGGAGCCAATCAGGCAACGTGCCAGATCCTATTTGGGCAGCGTTCGGTTGCGCCCGGCGAAGCTGCGTTTGCAGTGCTGCGCTGTGCGAAGCCGGTCGTCGCCGAGTATGAGCAACCATTTGTGCTGAGGCAGTTTTCACCGGCGCGAACGATCGGGGGCGGCCGGATCATCGGCCCGGCGCTGCAAGCGTCCGATCGGCTTACTCGCAGCCTGGCCGCTGCTCCGGGACTCGCGGACACGGATCTGAAGGTTCGGCTGACCGCGTATATCGATCTCCGACGCGAAGCACGATTTGACGAGGCAAGCGAATCGTGGATTGGAATGGGCGTAGCTCAATGCGACGATCTGATCCAGCAACTCGAACGGCAGGAAGCGATTATTCGCATACCTGGACCGGTCGCCTCGTTCATCACGTACCATCGCTTCGACCAACTCAAGCAACTCCTATTTCGCCGCTGTCAAAGGGAGCTTGAGCGCCGCCGCCCAGCGTCGCGCGTGCCGCTGTCGGCGATTTTGGCTGCCATGAAGCGGTCTGCAAGTCCAGCCGTCCTTGATGCGCTGCTTGCTCGCCTCGCGGCCAGCAAGGAGCTGATCGTGAGCGAAGGGCGCATCGGCCTGCGGAGCGGGCCGGAACTGACAAACCGGCAGCGACTGATGGTTCGATTGCTCGTCGGCGAAGTTTCCGCAGGCGGCGTAACCCCTCCGACACTCAAAGAGTTCGCAGAACAGCACAACATTTCACCCGACGATGTGGAAGCGCTCGTGCAAGTTGCCGTGGATGAGGGACAATTCATGCGAGTGTCTCCGCAACTCGTGATGGTTCCAGCGGCCCTCGAAACACTTCGCCAGAGCCTGCTGAGCTATTTTGAAACGTCCTCAATCGCGAAAGTCGGCGTGCTGCGCGAGCGATGGAAAATGACTCGAAAACATGCGGTTCCAATTTTCGAGTTTTTCGACCAACGGCAAATTACCGTCCGCTCAGGAGACGACCGCGCGGCTGGCCCGCGCATTTCCCTACCCATTGACGAAGCCCTCCGATGA
- the floA gene encoding flotillin-like protein FloA (flotillin-like protein involved in membrane lipid rafts): MMLNAVLPLLAQLQGEELEKWLGENVWTWILAGVFTFFLLVFIILVLAYGKLWFQAYMSNARVSLWSLVGMSLRKVDARVIVQAKIMALQAGVGTDPQTGITTRRLEAHYLAGGDVPRVIRAIIAAQRADIDLDFDRAAAIDLAGRDVLDAVQTSVNPKVIDCPDPNTSRKSTLSAIAKNGVELRVKALVTVRTNLQQLIGGATEETIIARVGEGIITAIGSAESHLSVIENPDRISKAVLERGLDANTAFQIVSIDIADVDVGENIGARLQADQAEADTRVARAKAEERRAIAIAKEQEMKAAVQENRALVVTAEAEVPMAMAHAFRSGNLHGKPADNGAASVDR, encoded by the coding sequence ATGATGCTGAACGCCGTTCTGCCGCTGCTAGCTCAATTACAGGGCGAAGAACTCGAAAAATGGCTTGGCGAAAATGTTTGGACTTGGATTCTGGCCGGCGTGTTCACGTTTTTCTTGCTCGTCTTTATCATCCTCGTCCTGGCTTACGGCAAGTTGTGGTTTCAGGCGTATATGTCGAACGCCCGGGTGAGTCTGTGGAGCCTGGTGGGAATGAGCTTGCGCAAGGTTGATGCGCGGGTGATCGTGCAAGCGAAGATCATGGCGCTGCAAGCGGGAGTTGGAACGGATCCGCAGACTGGAATTACGACGCGGCGGCTCGAAGCCCATTACTTGGCCGGTGGCGATGTGCCGCGAGTGATTCGCGCGATCATCGCCGCACAGCGGGCCGACATCGACTTGGATTTCGACCGTGCGGCCGCCATCGATCTGGCCGGGCGCGACGTACTCGATGCGGTGCAGACCAGCGTCAATCCTAAGGTGATCGACTGCCCCGACCCGAACACCAGCCGCAAGAGCACGCTATCGGCCATCGCTAAAAACGGAGTCGAGCTGCGCGTCAAGGCGCTGGTAACGGTGCGCACGAACTTGCAACAACTTATCGGTGGCGCGACGGAAGAGACGATCATCGCTCGCGTCGGCGAAGGAATAATTACCGCGATCGGTTCGGCGGAAAGTCATTTGAGTGTGATCGAAAATCCCGATCGGATCAGCAAAGCGGTGCTGGAGCGCGGGTTGGATGCCAACACGGCGTTTCAAATCGTTTCGATCGACATTGCCGACGTCGATGTGGGCGAAAATATCGGCGCTCGCCTGCAAGCCGATCAAGCCGAGGCCGACACTCGTGTGGCCCGCGCCAAGGCCGAGGAGCGCCGGGCAATCGCCATCGCCAAAGAACAAGAAATGAAAGCAGCCGTGCAAGAAAACCGCGCATTGGTGGTCACGGCGGAAGCCGAAGTGCCCATGGCCATGGCCCACGCCTTCCGCAGCGGCAATTTGCACGGAAAACCGGCGGACAATGGGGCAGCCAGCGTCGATCGGTGA